The genomic interval CTTGGCTTGGTGCTTTCCGCCGACCAGTTTTGGCGATTCATCCTGGGAGCAAATCCCAAGCTGCCGTTTCTACCTCGGAGCACCAAAGCATCCAGTTCGGCAAGCGAGAACGATGAGAGCAACCATAGAATCCCGCGTGCTTGGCGGATCGTACTGCTGAACATCGGCTTGTGCTTTCCCCTGTTGGCCGTTGCTCAGGTTTTCGCGATGCCCGGTGCGCCACCCACAGTAGCACACCTCTTTGACGACTCACTCTCGCTGCCCGATTTCGGCCCCGATGCTGCCCCGGAGCAATTTGGTGGATTCAGGCGGTTTGATTACGAACGCATCCGCCGCGTGCCCGGCGATCCTTTCGGTCAGGAAAGCCAGCAGTGGGTTTACTCCCATCCAGACGGCACGCAAGCGATGATCTCGATCGATTTTCCCTACGAAGGCGTTCATGACGCATGTGAGTGCTACACCCAAGTCGGTTGGGACATTTATGAACAATCGATTCAAACCGCTGAACAACTCAGCGGCATCGGGGGACTCAGCATCGTACCTGACGGCCCGATGGGCTTGGCGCGAATGAGGCAAACGCTCGATGGCGAAGGATTGCTGCTATCCAGTTGCAGTGACATGGAAGGCAATGTGGCGGTGGTTCTCAAAGAGTTGTTGCAAAGAAATGCGGGTGAACGTTTGGCGGCACGCTTCGGCGGCGGCACCGACAGGGACACCATCGCATCGGCAGGGCAAGGGACCGCGCCGCCATTTGTTCAGTTTCAACTTCTCGCTAAATCCGCCAACGGTTTTTCCGAGCAGCAGCTCGCTGAATTGACCAACTTGTACTTGACGGTTCGTGCTCACCTGAAGAGCGAAGTGCTGCGGTCCGTTCTTGAGGCAAAGCAATAAACCATGTCAAATCGAACCATCGGTCGCTTCCTGGCAGTTTCCCGATCGCTGTGGCGAGGCACTCGGCGTTGGCTTGCTCGATTCTTCAAAGCCACCATGGCGAGAAGCGGTCGATTCTTTACTTTCGGCTGGCTGCGATCAGCTGGTCGGAAGTGGTGGAATTTGGTCGGCGGAATTCCTATCCTGCTGGTCGCATTATTGGTCGGCTACCTAGCGATCTCATGCTCGATTAGCTCCGAAAACGACATTCGCAGCCGCTATCTCGTGCACGCCGACGCAGCCGCGGCGTCGGGCAACCACAAATCAGCGACATTGCTGTACGAGCGAGCAATGGAAATCCGCGAGCTGACGGATCCATCACTTTTTCAAATGGCAATGTCAGCCTTAGAAGCCGGCGAGACAGCCAAAGCAAATACGATCATCCAAAAAATCGCGCCGCCCGACGAAGCACGCTATGCGAGAGCCCACTTTTGGCGAGCGTCTCAACTGCTCGACAATCCAAGACGCACCATGGATGACGTCATCGCGGGCGAAGATCAATTGAAGCTCGCTTTGCAGCTCGAGCCCACGAACGACAACATCCGCGCCGCGTTGGCCACGCTCTATTTTCAATCAGGACGCATAGATAGGGCCGCAGCCGAATTCTCGAATATCACTCCACAACACCCCGAGTTGGAACTTCGGCTTGCCAAGTCCTTGGCGCTCCTGAAACGAACAGACGATGCCAAAGCTCACGGCGAGAAGGCGTTGAAGTACTTAAAGGAGCAAGCAGCTAGGGACCCCGATAATCTCAACGCAAGGTACCAACTCGCTGATTGTTACGCGTTCCTGGAGGAGTTTCCCACGTCAGCGAAAATCCTGACGGAATTGATCGCTCAGTCACCTGCCAAGCCTGAATTCTCGAAAGCTCTGTCGACCGTCTATGTGAAGTGGGAAACCAGTCTGATTGGGGACGACATCGAAACCGATCGCAATCGCTTCGCGCTGCTCGCCCAGGCGCTATCGGTTTACTCCAACGACATACAACTTTTCGATCGCTTGATGCAGTTGCTCGGGAAGCGAAACGAAGTTTCCGAGGAGTTGGCTGCGTTTCTGAATCGAAACATCGCCGAAGGGCGAGCGTTAGGATTGAGCCACCTGATCCTGGGGTCCCGAGGTTTTCTGGACGACCGTGTTGAGCCCTCGATGTTTCATTTGGAGCGTGCCTACGAATTGATGCCAAATGCAGCCATCGTCGCCAACAACTTCGCATGGTATTTGCTCAATTCTGACCCTCCAGCACCACAGCGAGCCCTGCAAATCCTTGGGCCGATCATCGAGAAAAGCCCTGAGGTGAGTGCGTTGCGGGATACCCGTGGAATGGCCTATCTGGCAATCCAAGAATGGCGAAAAGCCGTCGCGGATCTGGAATTTGCGATCGAGAATGGCCTAAGAGGCAGTGTCACCACTCACCGGGGACTCGCCGAAGCCTACACGCAGCTCGGATTACCGGAACTCGCCGAAGAACACCGCAGAATTGCTGAAAAATCAGCCGATCAATGACCTGTGCAGAATCAGAGGGATTTCCCTCAGCGTCGGTGTGGTAAATTCGGCAAAGTTTAACTTTTTCAATCAAAATTCGTTGACCGGCGACTTTGCCTCATTCATACTCCCCCCATCTAGCTTTCCGTCACCATTGGACCACACATCATGTTTCGAGCGTTTCTTGCCCTCGCCGCGCTAGCCCTCATTGTTCAATCCAACGCCCATGCAGTTGCCATCACTGGCGTTAACACAACCACAGCGAATGGCGGGTTGACGTTGAATTCGAGTTCTATCATTACCGGAGCAGAAGGAAACAACGACTTCGCGGGCGCCTTCGGCACGAACCCCAACCGTGTGAACCTGAATTTCACGATCTTGGACAAAGGTATTGCGGACCTGATCACGTTCAATGTGGATGCGACCAACACGACAGCATCTGAATATGAATTTGCGGTCACCTTCAACTTCACGGGCCATGGTCACGTCAATGGCTTCGACATGCAGTTGGTCAACACGCCGAACGCTGCACTGACGCGTTTCGAGCTGTTCCCAGATCCGGCTTTGCCCGGCCCATTTTCGACGGCTACTGGCACTGCTGGCGCTTTCGCATTTGAAACTCCCAACTTGAATCCGTTTCCGAACTCGGCTGGTCCGCTGCGATTCGGCGGACTCAGTGGCGGTGGTGGTCACTTGATCAACGATGGCAGCACAGTCACAGCATTCTTCACGATCGACTTCGCGGATGGTGCGGTCGGCCCGAATCAGTCCTTCGCCCTGCAATTCACTGCCAACCCAGAGCCATCATCTGCCGCACTTGCTGTGTTGGCACTTGGCCCCCTCGTTCTGCGTCGTCGTCGACGAAACGCTGCTTGATCGATCGACCAGCCAGCTAGATCAAAAGGCGGACCGTGTTCAGCGGCCCGCCTTTTTTCGTAGGCAGTTAGGCTGTATCGTAGGCTATCAGCGCCAGCGGCCAGAGATAATAGCTATGACGGATCTTCGCTCACAATGACCCATCGGATTCCTGTCTCCGTCATCGTCCTTGCAAAGAACGAAGAGCAGAACATCGTGAGATGCCTAGGATCGCTGCATTGGGCCGAAGAGTTGGTTGTCGTAGACGATCGTTCGACGGACCGTACCGCTGAACTGGCGCGTCTACACGGAGCCCGAGTGGTCGATCATCCCTTTGAGTCTTTTGCTCAGCAACGCAATTGGGCGCTACGAGAAGGTGGACTCAGAAATGATTGGGTGCTGATGCTCGACGCAGACGAAGTGTCAACGCCGGAGTTTGCAGCCGAGATCCAGCGAGCGATTATCGACGCATCCAACGATACCGTCGCCTTTCGGACTTGTCGAAAGACCATGCTGGGTGACGCTTGGCTGCGTCGTAGCGACAGCTTTCCGGTTTGGATCATGCGACTCGTGCGACGTGACCGCGCATGGTTTGCCGATAGCGGCCACGGTGAAGTGCCCGTTCCCGAGGTCGATGGCGAGATGGGAACCATCAGAGAACCGTTCGTACATCATCCGTTCAGCCGAGGGTTGAACGACTGGTGGCAGCGTCACATACGCTACGCGGAACGGGAAGCACGACTGGAGATGCTCTCAGCGACGCAGTTGTCGTGGAGCGACTTGATCAAGTCCGACGCGAGCAAGCGTCGTCGTGCCTTAAGGGAGCTAGCGCGCAGGATGCCGTGTCGTGGCAGCCTGCGATTCATCTATCAGTACATCGTCAAGCGAGGTTTTCTTGACGGCCGGGCAGGTCTGCAATTCTGCCGAATGATGGGATGCTACGAGCGAATGATCGTGGTCAAGAAATGGGAGCTGTCCCAGGAACGCTAGTACGTCAGGCTTTCTAGCCTGACCTATCCCCTGTATGTCAGGCTAGAAAGCCTGACGTACTACATCTCACGCGTCCCAACCTGCTTTGCGGGATTCCCAGCCACGATCGCCCAGGCGTCCACATCTCGCACAACGACGGCCCTTGCGCCCACAACCGCGCCCTGCCCAACGGTCACGCCCGGCCCCACAAACGCGTCGGTGCAAACCCAAACGTCATCAGCGATCTCGATGGATGCTTTGATCAGCGGCAACGTCGCATCACGATGGTCATGACTGCCACCGCAGAGATGGGAACGTTGTGAGATCGTGACTCGCTTGCCGATGACCATTGGTCCAAGGTTATACAGCACCGAGTCGAACCCAACGGAAGACCAGTCACCGATCGTCAAGTTCCAGGGAATGAACACGCGAACGCTGGAATGAATATGGACATGCTTGCCAATCTTGGCACCAAAGAGACGCAGCATTCCTCTGCGCCAACCCCAAAGCAGTCGCGGAGAAAACCGAAACAGTGGTGATGCAAGACTCCAAAGCATCCGTCCCGTCAGTTCACGCAACGACCATTTACGTTGAAGTCGGTTTTCGGCAATTGGCTCCAGTTCGTTCATGGACCTTTTTCTCAATCAAGCCGCTGAATGACGGGGCCGCCGTTCAAGTTGTTTGATCTTACGTGCTTTTGCAATTGACGTGACGCCGAATGCTATCCCAAGGACGATCAATACTAAGAGCGCCGAAGGAGGGTCGCCGCTGAACTGCTGGTGAGAGACAGTGAAAGATGCAAGATTTGCAACCACAATCGAGATCATGCAGAGTTGTGCCACGGCACCGTGCCAACTCGCCGGGACTCGCTGGACCGCGCTCATGATCGCCCGAATCAACGACCATGCTGAAAGGACGACAAAGATCACGCCGAACAGACCAAGCTCCCTGAAAATGCGACTGACGCCGTCTTCCTGCCAACCGCCGCTGCTAAATCGATTCCTTCCTTGGCGACGGTCGTGCTGCATCAAGTGGTAGGAGCCTTGAGTCGCTGTTCCGATCCCTTCGCCCAGGACTCCTGACTGGATAATGGTTCCTTGAACCGAGCCGACCACAACCTCTTGGTAACGCTCCACACCGCTTGTGAAAAGCGTCCCGGCGAAATTCATGTACTCGGTGCCAACATATTCATCCGTCGCAACAAGAAAGACGCCACCAATCAGCGCTGCCGCCGCGACTATCGGGACCACAATGGCTTGTACACGAGTGATTTTTCGAATGTACGTCAGCAACGCCAGGACGGCCAAGAAGACCAACGGCATCCCAAGCATCTTTCGTCGCCCGGACAACAGTAGACACAAGCAGCCGAATAGAGCGAGCACTATCCAGATAGGTGATTGCCGACGCGACTTTTGGATCGCCAGCGTCAATGAAAACATCACCACCTGGGCAGCGTGCAGTCCCATGATGTCTGGGCTTCGATAAAGTCCGCCAATCAGCTTGACGGTTTCCTGGCCGGAATAGCGTATCCATTCCATTCCTCGCAACCCGCCCAATGCAGGCCAATTCGCTCCCGAGTACTCCGCGATCACGCCTGTCAACGCTATACCATTCACGATGCAGTAGAACATCATGAACCCACTGATGTCCTTCGGTCGACGCGAAATCAAGTAGCCCAGCAAGATGCCAGCAAATGGAGCCAAGTATGAGATGACGCCCAAGCCGACCATCTTGTAGCCGCCTTGGTACAGTGCCAGCGACAAGATGCTGCCCGGGATCATCGCAATAGCCAGATACCGGATCGCAGAAAATACTCGCGGGTGCTCACGAAAGGCGATTTGAATTTGATTCCTGGATCGCATCCACGCGGAAACAGTGATCACTGCCCAAAGTCCGAGAACACTAATGGTGATCAGAACTGACTCACTCGGATCCATTTTGCGTACTGGATCTCGCAAGAAATCGAGCAGAATTGCCATGTAGATAGCCTTCCGCCAATCGGCGAGGGCCACAAGGCACGCGAGTCCCAATAAACTGAAATATCCCAGAGTGATCATAGCTAGCGATCGTAGTGATTCATTCCCAAAAACGCCATTGCGTTTTTCCTATCGCTGATGTGCTGGCTTCAGCCGACAACGTCAAGATAGATTTGCCTCAACGTATCTGAAAATTCGCCGATCCCAAACGCACTCGCGTGCTCGGCCCCTTTTGCTCGCATCGTGCTCGACAAATCGCTGTCGGACAGCAAACGCAACAGATTCCCCGCCATCGCTTCAACGTCCCCCACTCCAGATACCAACGCCGCATCTCCCACCACCTCTCCAAGCGATCCGCCGTTGCTGCAAACCACGGGGCACCCAAGTGCCATCGCTTCGATCGGTGGCCAGCCGAAACCTTCGTAGAAGCTCGGGAACATCAAGACGTCTGCATGTCGATACAAGAGATGAACTCGTTCGTCCGATGGATAGGATTCGAACGCCACCCTTTCTGTTAACTGCAACTGTCTCACGCGATCCAGATGCTCTAGAGTAGGAGGTGGGCCTGCGAGGATCAATCTGTGTGGAATCTCTGCGGCCACTCTGGCGAAAACCTCAATCACTCCCTTTCGGTTCTTGTAGAAACCGTTATTCCCGATATGAAACACGAACGGGACGCTCAGATCAGCAGGTCTCGTTGAGGTTGTATCGATCTTGCGAATTGAGAATTGGTCCTCCAACGGCGGAAACAAGATACTGTGCTTGCCTCGATTGGATATCCCTAGCCCAGCAACATCGTTCAGGGTCGACTGACTATCGAAAATCAAATGATCCGCAAACGGAAGTCCGCTGAGGGAAAAATTAATGATCTTGCGAGAGAGAAACCCAGGGGACGCTGTCTCAAATTTTCCCATGGACTGCAGCTTAGGGATGACGTCATGAACCGTAACAACCGTTTTATAGTGTCGCAGTACACGAGCAAGATAGCCATGGCTGCCATCGATGACGTGAAACAAGTGCGCGTCCGATTGCTTCGCAAGTCGCCGTCCATTTCGCACCACCGACGCATGATGGGCGAGTGTGCGTAATTTCCCAGGCAAGCGCTGCACATCGCCTGCGACGCACGCACGCTCGACGTGAATCCTATCGTCGCCGGCAAACGCCGATGCGATGATATCCGCATAACGACGCATGCTGCCCTTGGAACTAGGCAATGCGGTTTCAACAAGACAGACGGTGAGGGGCATAAATGTACGTCAGCCTTTCCAGGCTGACTTATCTTGGGATGAAGTGTCAGGCTAGAAAGCCTGACGTACGATTGCGGACCTACTACCGCACCACGTAACGCGCAGCATCTCGAATGCCTTCGGCCGCTGCCAATGGAGAGTACTTTCGAATCAGTTCAAACGCCTTCGAACCCATCGAGGACAGATCGACGTCGCAGCTCGCGGCCTGCATCATTCTCTGCGTCAGCGAATCCCAGTCACCGAATGCGAACGAGAACCCGGTCTCCCCCTCCACGATCAAATCTCGCTCACAGCCAACTTGATCACTGACGATCGCGGGACGTCCACACGCCATCGCCTCGTTGACCACCAGCCCCCAGGTCTCACCATGATCCGACGGCAATACGAGACAGTCACACGCGACGTAGGAGCCAACGATTTCGGATTGATTCAGAAAACCCGCAAAAGTCACCGGCAGCCCACTCTCAGCAACCAACCGCTCGCACTCGGCTCGCAACTCACCATCACCGACCATCAGCAAATGGAGGGCATGCTGCGCATGACGTTCTTTGGCAAGCCGTACCGCATCACCAAACGCTTTGACCAATTCCACCGGATGTTTTTTCTTTTCAAACTTGCCACAGAACAGAAAGCAAACCGCGTCCGCCGGGATACTCCACTGGCGTCGCAACTCACCACGCTCGCTCCTCATCGACTGTGCGGCCCGTTCAAACCGATCATTCTCGATACAATACCGGGCATCAAACATCTGCTCGCCCCGCACACCGTAGCTCGCGTAGAAATCACGATTCGCGGAACCGATGGGCAAGTAGGCGTCGTAGCGACGAATCAGCTGCCGCTGCAACACCTTTTTCCACCACGGCCGCGGCCGCAAGTGATTCGCTTCGCCGCGAACAATGCACGGAATCTTGAGCTTCTTGCAGGCTCTCAATGTCTGCACACACGTTTTCACTACCCATCCATTGACCACCACCGCATCGATCTTTCGGGTTCTCAATTGATCGACAATCCCTGGTGTGTCGCAACCACTAAAGTGGGTCACGCCTGGGTTGTCGGCAACGTTCTCCAGCACGTGGTGCTGATATCCATCCAGCAACGGGACGTCCCATTCAAACTCCATGCCGAAACCGGCACCCTGTGCCGCAGCATCAGGCAGCATCGCAAACAGAACTTGAAAGTCGATGTCATCAAATCCACTCAGATGCCGGAAGACGGGAACTTGATATTGAATCGGATGGCTGGTGACGAAAGCGAGCTTCATATCGGTTAGCTGTTAGCGGTTGACGATCGTCACTCGGCCTTCCGAGCCGATAGCGTATCGAAGCGATAGAACACATTTCACTGCATGACCATCCAATTCAATTGACGTCCACCACCTTGGACTCAAGGATTGGATCGTCTTCTGATTTATCGCCTCAGCGTCCGAAGCCTTCTGCAATGTTAGTGAGCTTTTTCCCAAACAATCGGATCACGAAAACAATTCATGACGACTCTCCGTAATGTGTGAGGCAAGATCCTTGCCAGTCAACACTGATAGACAAGCATTCGGAATGCCAACAAATTGACCCGAGCAAGCGAACCGCACCTGCCCTCTGTTAGCTGCTAACCCGCTTCTTTTCAACCAATTGCTTCGCAGCAAAATACGCTCTTATTTCGCCAACCAACTTCACAGGAATCCACCACGGATGAGTCAAGTGGAACTTCGTACGCACTTCCCGCAGAATCCGTTTCATGCAATAAGCTCGTGCTTCCGTGGGCGAATCCGCATGCAGCAACGCAAAATAGTGATCACCAACACCGTGTTTAGGATCGGCACTGGTGAGGTGGGAACCCGAGCTGCGTGTTCCGCCTCGTTCGGCACGCAGATGATCGATTCCGGCTCCACCAAGAAATCGAATCTTGCCACCCGCTTTTCCGATTCGTCGGGCAAACTCCGTCTCAAACCGATAAGCGGAACCCACAAAGTTCTCGTCAAAGCCGCCGATGGAGAGAGCTCGCTGACGATGGACGCAGAGGTTGCCAGCCATCACGTTTTGGACATCCATGTCGCGGGTGGAATGAAACGGAAAGTCTTCGTCGATCCGTAGTCCTATGGTTTTTCGAGGCGCCTCAACATCCTCGGGTTTCTGCCACGGCTGGATCACCTGTCCCACCGTTGCCCATAGTGATGGATCATCAACGTGGGCCGCACTGTGAATCGCAACAATCTCGGCTCTCGGCAAGATGTCATCGTCGAGAAAGAGAACCAACTCTGACATGGCATGCTGCAATGCGTGGTTCATGGATCGCGTGATGGACGGCGTCTCCAATCGAATCCATCGTATGTCTCCGAGGTCGTGCCAGTCTTGCAATTTGCGCTGGGTTTCAAGATCGTGTTCGGGGGTCTGATCGATGACCAGAATTTCATCGGCCCGAATCTCCAGTGACAATAACGCACTGACCGAGTCGATGAGCACCGCGTCGCGTCCATACGTAGGAATGGCGATCGTGATCATGCAGAGGTTGAATTCATAGATGTAGCGGTCTCAATGCAAAACCGGTCAGATGAAGTAATCATCTGACCGGTCGAGAGATAATCAGCGAGACGCGATTCCTATCAGACAACCACGATGGTCACACCACCGTCGGCACCACCTCGGATGTACTGTCCGGCGTCAACCGTCAGTGTGCCAGCGCCGGCGAAGTCACCAATCAGTTGAACGCGTGAATCGGCAATGCTGTCGATCAGCCGATCTCCACCAGCCAGATCAGCTGTGCTGAAAATGAGGTCGACATTGTCCGCGGAGAGGATATCGCCACCGATCGACAGATTGCCGTTGGTTCGGATTATCACATCGCCACCGGGCACGTTAACGTCGATGGTTCCGCCCAGAACCACGCCGTTATTATGAAGCACGCTGAATCTAGCCAAATCGCTCGCTCCGCCAAGGGAAACAAGTGATGCCGGCATCGCTGGTAGCCCACGGATTTCTAGTGCATTTCCGTTTCCGATGACGTTACCCATAACGTCAATGGCTCCTCCTCCACGCGCGAATAACAAACTGTCACCCAGTAGGTCCAAATCTCCATTCACCGAGACACTGCCTGTTGCGAAGAGGCCACCGGCAACACCAAAGACTCCCGCTGCGCTCGCCATGTTGAAGCTGATGTCGCCCCGACTGGTCATCGCAGAAATGCCCGAATTGAATGAAGCCGTTGGAGCTTCGATCTCGATCGAACTGAATTCACTCATTTGTGAGAGGATCGTGGCCGAAGTGACGGCGGCGATAGTGAGTGTAGGAACGTTTGCGCCAACGGCCAAAGCACGCCCGTTGACCGTGATCGATCCATCGCCTCCCTGGCCCGCCGGTAAGGCTTCAAAGACAATATTTCCCAGCCCAGTGAATGCACGACCATTGTTCAGGTTCAACGTGGTTGCTTCAAATTCGGTCGTATTGCCTCCAGCATCAATACCTTCATTGACATCGATGGTTTGCGCGATCAACGAAGCGTTCATCGGAAAGGAAAGGTTGCTAGCCGACAACCCATTGTTCACCAACGTAATCAGTGACGTTTGCGTAACGCCCTTCTGTCCGCCAATTGTGAGATGTTCGTATCCAGAAAACTGGGCGATGTCCGTCGCATCAATCACCAAGCTGTCTGGGGCGGTGGGGGAGGATGCCGTGTTGAATACCGTGATCGGATTCCCCGCAACTCGAGAACGCAAGGTCACCTCGCTGCCTGCTAGAACATTCGGTGCTACCGCACCGGAAATATCCAAGGCCCCGCCCTCGATGGTCAGGTCGTCCACCATCACCGTTGATAAATTAAGATCAGGGCTGGTGAGCACTGCCGTATCACTTGTCAGCGTGCCAGCGATGCTGACTTGTGTGTTTCCCTCGATGGAGCTGCTGTTGGAGCCAACGTTACCAGCGAAAATGGCCAAGTCAAATGCAAGGACGCTTAAGCCATCTAGTCCAGTCGCGTCCGAAAGAAACTGGACGTTACCACCTTCCACACCTAAGCTCGAACTGTTGGCGGAGCTAACCGGACCGTTGAACGTCACCGCGCCTGTGCTTGCGCCTACAAAAGAGCCATTGGTGACATCGACTGTATCCCCTGTGTCGGTCCCAAATTCAATCAGATTATTATCAGATGTCTCAATGTCTCCGCCCAGTTCAATGAGGTCTGTCAAAATCTCTACCTGTCCGCGGCCCGCACCAGTCTGCACGTTCACGCCCCCGCTGCCAATAATCGTCAGCTCATCGGTTCTTGTGTCATTGTTGACCCGAAGGCCCTCGTCACCCCAACCAGAACCGCCGTTTCCATTGATCGTAACCGTATTCATGCCGTCTCGCATGTTGACTCGAACTCGATCGGTTACCAACGAGCCGTCAATCGTCACGGTGTTCGCATTGACTTGAGTCATGCCAGCACCCGGCGTGGTCAGAGTCAACGGATTGGTATCGGTGATCGTATAAAGGTCGGCCGCATAATCGACCGTCATGTTGTTGTTTTCTGTCACCAACCCGTCGATTCGCAATTCCCCTAACACGACGGCAGCGGTGGCCAAATTGAGCCGTGCTTCCAACTGCTCGAGTCGGCGAAGCTTGCGTCGTTTTGCTTGACGCGGTTTGGATTTGGCTAATGAACGGAGTTTGTTAATCATGGAATGGATGCCTTGGGGGGATGTATGCAATGAAGCAAAACAGGAGGTGTGGGGAAACATGCGGTGGGAGGACTAAGCGGTGGCCCCATGCACCTGACAGTCCTAGACGGTAGACCCTCCGATGGCGTACCAATGGTTGCCGTTCAACACCGGAAAAACCCGGGTTATCCTACTCCGGATGATCTAACGCCGCAATGATTTGAAGAAAAAGTTCAATTTTTTGCAGAGTGGACGTTGGGATTAGTTGGGCGACAGATACCTATATTTGCCGTCAGATTGAACGCGTGGGACAGCCGAACGGAGGGCCGCTCGGTAGCGCAGCGTTTGGCTCCCTCCCAGTGAGCTGCGCTGAGCCTGAATCAGGACGAACGGAAGCCCCCCTCGTGGGTATGTTCAATTCTCAATAGCCGGATTCATGTCGTCCCAGTGGGGTGGTGGGACCAGTTTGCAACTCGGCATCACCCACGAACGTAAACGCAGAAACGGGCGTTCGATCGTGTGCGACAAAAGCAGGCCCAAACCGATCGAGGCGGCAAAAAAAAGCAATCGGTTGAGCCACTGAATCCACGAATCAGCGAAGCCTGCAGAATCCAAAGCCTGATTCATCTGAGTTTGTGCCGATGCCACACCTGGTACAAAAAAGATGATCGAGTGAGCGAGATAGATAGTGTAAGAATAGACCCCGATTGCCGAGACCATGTGAAAGGGTGCCCGAATCCATACTGAACATCCGTTGCCAAGTTGCGGATTCAGAGCCGCCAACAACACCAGTGATGCAGAAGCGACGAACAGCAGGCTGAAACCGATGCTCGATGTCGGCCCGCCACTTTCCAAGGGATACCGCCACACAAACAGCACGCCTGCCGCCACCAGGAATACGGAGGTCCACGGCAGCCATCGCGTTGGACCTTGGAACCAGCCTCTCAGCCAAGCCCAGCTCGATAGCACACCAAAAAGCAAGGAGTCCATGCGGAGATGGCTTCGGTAA from Stieleria varia carries:
- a CDS encoding tetratricopeptide repeat protein, translating into MSNRTIGRFLAVSRSLWRGTRRWLARFFKATMARSGRFFTFGWLRSAGRKWWNLVGGIPILLVALLVGYLAISCSISSENDIRSRYLVHADAAAASGNHKSATLLYERAMEIRELTDPSLFQMAMSALEAGETAKANTIIQKIAPPDEARYARAHFWRASQLLDNPRRTMDDVIAGEDQLKLALQLEPTNDNIRAALATLYFQSGRIDRAAAEFSNITPQHPELELRLAKSLALLKRTDDAKAHGEKALKYLKEQAARDPDNLNARYQLADCYAFLEEFPTSAKILTELIAQSPAKPEFSKALSTVYVKWETSLIGDDIETDRNRFALLAQALSVYSNDIQLFDRLMQLLGKRNEVSEELAAFLNRNIAEGRALGLSHLILGSRGFLDDRVEPSMFHLERAYELMPNAAIVANNFAWYLLNSDPPAPQRALQILGPIIEKSPEVSALRDTRGMAYLAIQEWRKAVADLEFAIENGLRGSVTTHRGLAEAYTQLGLPELAEEHRRIAEKSADQ
- a CDS encoding glycosyltransferase family 2 protein; its protein translation is MTHRIPVSVIVLAKNEEQNIVRCLGSLHWAEELVVVDDRSTDRTAELARLHGARVVDHPFESFAQQRNWALREGGLRNDWVLMLDADEVSTPEFAAEIQRAIIDASNDTVAFRTCRKTMLGDAWLRRSDSFPVWIMRLVRRDRAWFADSGHGEVPVPEVDGEMGTIREPFVHHPFSRGLNDWWQRHIRYAEREARLEMLSATQLSWSDLIKSDASKRRRALRELARRMPCRGSLRFIYQYIVKRGFLDGRAGLQFCRMMGCYERMIVVKKWELSQER
- a CDS encoding putative colanic acid biosynthesis acetyltransferase, which produces MNELEPIAENRLQRKWSLRELTGRMLWSLASPLFRFSPRLLWGWRRGMLRLFGAKIGKHVHIHSSVRVFIPWNLTIGDWSSVGFDSVLYNLGPMVIGKRVTISQRSHLCGGSHDHRDATLPLIKASIEIADDVWVCTDAFVGPGVTVGQGAVVGARAVVVRDVDAWAIVAGNPAKQVGTREM
- a CDS encoding glycosyltransferase family 4 protein — encoded protein: MPLTVCLVETALPSSKGSMRRYADIIASAFAGDDRIHVERACVAGDVQRLPGKLRTLAHHASVVRNGRRLAKQSDAHLFHVIDGSHGYLARVLRHYKTVVTVHDVIPKLQSMGKFETASPGFLSRKIINFSLSGLPFADHLIFDSQSTLNDVAGLGISNRGKHSILFPPLEDQFSIRKIDTTSTRPADLSVPFVFHIGNNGFYKNRKGVIEVFARVAAEIPHRLILAGPPPTLEHLDRVRQLQLTERVAFESYPSDERVHLLYRHADVLMFPSFYEGFGWPPIEAMALGCPVVCSNGGSLGEVVGDAALVSGVGDVEAMAGNLLRLLSDSDLSSTMRAKGAEHASAFGIGEFSDTLRQIYLDVVG
- a CDS encoding glycosyltransferase; protein product: MKLAFVTSHPIQYQVPVFRHLSGFDDIDFQVLFAMLPDAAAQGAGFGMEFEWDVPLLDGYQHHVLENVADNPGVTHFSGCDTPGIVDQLRTRKIDAVVVNGWVVKTCVQTLRACKKLKIPCIVRGEANHLRPRPWWKKVLQRQLIRRYDAYLPIGSANRDFYASYGVRGEQMFDARYCIENDRFERAAQSMRSERGELRRQWSIPADAVCFLFCGKFEKKKHPVELVKAFGDAVRLAKERHAQHALHLLMVGDGELRAECERLVAESGLPVTFAGFLNQSEIVGSYVACDCLVLPSDHGETWGLVVNEAMACGRPAIVSDQVGCERDLIVEGETGFSFAFGDWDSLTQRMMQAASCDVDLSSMGSKAFELIRKYSPLAAAEGIRDAARYVVR
- a CDS encoding glycosyltransferase family 2 protein, with the translated sequence MITIAIPTYGRDAVLIDSVSALLSLEIRADEILVIDQTPEHDLETQRKLQDWHDLGDIRWIRLETPSITRSMNHALQHAMSELVLFLDDDILPRAEIVAIHSAAHVDDPSLWATVGQVIQPWQKPEDVEAPRKTIGLRIDEDFPFHSTRDMDVQNVMAGNLCVHRQRALSIGGFDENFVGSAYRFETEFARRIGKAGGKIRFLGGAGIDHLRAERGGTRSSGSHLTSADPKHGVGDHYFALLHADSPTEARAYCMKRILREVRTKFHLTHPWWIPVKLVGEIRAYFAAKQLVEKKRVSS